In Phycisphaerae bacterium RAS1, the genomic window CCGGGCCAGAGGCCGGTCCCCCCGGCGATATTGACGCGCGCGCGACGCCCCGTATCATTTCCCCATGGCAGACCACCGTTTTCCCTCCAAGATCGCCTTTGAAGGCTACACGTACGACGATGTCCTGCTTATTCCGGCCCGCGCCGGCATGCATCCGCGCGAGATCGACGTCAGTTCGCGCCTGACACGCGGCATCAAGCTCAACATCCCGCTGGTCAGCGCCCCGATGGACACCGTCACCGAAAGCAGCCTGGCCATTGCGCTGGCCCAGGAAGGCGGCATCGGCATTATTCATCGCAATCTGAGCGTCGAAGACCAGACGCGCGAAGTCAACAAGGTCAAGCGCTCCGAGAGCGGCGTCATCACCGACCCGGTCACGCTGCCGCCCGAGGATTCCGTGCAGCACGCGCGCATGGTCATGCGGCTGCACAACGTCAGCGGCATTCCGATTACGCGCGCCGGCGGCAAGCTGGCGGGCATCCTGACGCGCCGCGATCTCAAGTTTCTCGACGAGAGCTCGACCCAGCGCATCGAACAGGTGATGTCAAAAGACAACCTCGTCACCGCGCCGCCCAACACGACGCTCGACGAGGCCGAGGCGATTCTCAACCGCGCCAAGGTCGAAAAGCTGCTGCTGGTCGACGCGCAGGGCCGCCTGGCCGGGCTGATCACCATGCGCGACATCGGACGATCACGCGAGTATCCGAACCGCTGCTCCGACGAGCGCGGCCGGCTGCGGGTCGGGGCCGCGATCGGCGTCCAGGACTACGAGCGGGCCGAAAAGCTCGTCCGCGCCGACGTCGACGTGCTTGTGGTCGACACGGCCCACGGCCACAGCGACGCCGTCATCGAAACCGTCCGAAACCTGCGCACCAAGCACACGATCCAGATCATCGCCGGCAACGTCGCCACCGCCGCTGGCGTCAAGGACCTCCAGGAAGCCGGCACCGACGCGGTGAAAGTCGGCATCGGGCCGGGCGCCATCTGCACCACGCGCGTCGTCACCGGCGCCGGCGTGCCGCAGGTGTCCGCCATCATGGACGCCGCGTCCGTGGCCGAAGTGCCGCTGATCGCCGACGGCGGCATCCGCTTCAGCGGCGATATCACCAAGGCGCTGGCGGCGGGCGCCAGTTGCGTCATGCTCGGCTCGCTCTTCGCCGGACTGGACGAGTCGCCGGGGCAGCTCGTGTTGTGGAAGGGCCGCCGATACAAGGAGTATCGCGGGATGGGTTCGCTGGGCGCCATGGTCCGCGGCAGCGCCGAGCGCTACTCGCAAGCCGCCGACCAGCCGAAGAAGATGGTGCCCGAGGGCGTCGAGGGGCGCGTGCCCTATCGCGGACCGCTGAGCGAATACGCGTTTCAGCTTGTCGGCGGACTGCGGCAGGGCATGGGTTACTGCGGCGTCGGGAGCATCGAAGAGCTGCAAAAAAACGGGCGGTTCGTGCGCGTGACGGCGGCGGGAGTGGTAGA contains:
- the guaB gene encoding Inosine-5'-monophosphate dehydrogenase — encoded protein: MADHRFPSKIAFEGYTYDDVLLIPARAGMHPREIDVSSRLTRGIKLNIPLVSAPMDTVTESSLAIALAQEGGIGIIHRNLSVEDQTREVNKVKRSESGVITDPVTLPPEDSVQHARMVMRLHNVSGIPITRAGGKLAGILTRRDLKFLDESSTQRIEQVMSKDNLVTAPPNTTLDEAEAILNRAKVEKLLLVDAQGRLAGLITMRDIGRSREYPNRCSDERGRLRVGAAIGVQDYERAEKLVRADVDVLVVDTAHGHSDAVIETVRNLRTKHTIQIIAGNVATAAGVKDLQEAGTDAVKVGIGPGAICTTRVVTGAGVPQVSAIMDAASVAEVPLIADGGIRFSGDITKALAAGASCVMLGSLFAGLDESPGQLVLWKGRRYKEYRGMGSLGAMVRGSAERYSQAADQPKKMVPEGVEGRVPYRGPLSEYAFQLVGGLRQGMGYCGVGSIEELQKNGRFVRVTAAGVVESHPHDVQITKEPTNYAIEYNMDE